A genomic stretch from Chitinophaga agri includes:
- a CDS encoding DNA polymerase beta superfamily protein codes for MTLAQLQTITNDLLLRSISGSRAQDLHSATSDTDIRGIFVLPARELYGLNYIPQLANESNDEVYYEVGRFIELLSKNNPNIIELLSTPEECVLFRHPLMDKIKPADFLSKLCRDTFAGYAASQIKKAKGLNKKIHKPVEVKRKSILDFCYVIAGNGSMPLKKWLERHGYTQEDCGLTQVDHFRDVYLLFHQHQISEGNYLKGIASGATANDVQLSSIPLNVPHLAIMNFNKDGYSMYCREYLEYWEWVEKRNDARYQNTMTHGKNYDAKNMMHTFRLLSMAEEIALEHKVNVQRKDRDFLLQIKKGAFEYDDLMKMVDEKMEKMDDIYNRSGLPDTPDLNKAEEILVTIRSEFYKHQV; via the coding sequence ATGACACTAGCACAATTACAAACCATCACCAATGATCTGCTACTGAGAAGTATCAGCGGCAGCAGGGCGCAGGATTTACACTCCGCCACTTCTGATACGGATATACGCGGCATCTTCGTGTTGCCTGCCAGAGAACTATATGGTTTAAATTATATTCCTCAGCTGGCCAATGAAAGTAATGACGAAGTATATTATGAAGTGGGTCGTTTCATTGAGTTGTTGTCAAAAAACAACCCTAATATTATTGAGCTGTTAAGTACACCGGAAGAGTGTGTGCTATTCCGGCACCCGTTGATGGATAAAATTAAACCAGCAGACTTTTTATCTAAACTTTGTAGGGACACGTTTGCTGGATATGCAGCTTCTCAGATTAAGAAAGCAAAAGGATTAAATAAAAAGATACACAAACCGGTAGAAGTAAAGCGAAAGTCTATTCTCGATTTCTGTTATGTCATTGCCGGTAATGGCAGTATGCCACTGAAGAAGTGGTTGGAGCGTCATGGTTATACACAGGAAGACTGTGGATTAACTCAGGTAGACCATTTCAGAGATGTGTACCTGTTATTCCACCAGCATCAGATCAGTGAGGGTAATTATCTGAAAGGAATTGCTTCCGGAGCTACTGCCAATGATGTGCAGCTTAGTTCCATTCCGTTGAATGTTCCTCACCTTGCCATAATGAACTTTAATAAAGACGGCTATTCAATGTATTGTCGCGAGTACCTGGAGTACTGGGAATGGGTGGAAAAGAGAAATGATGCCCGTTATCAGAATACGATGACACACGGGAAGAATTATGATGCCAAGAATATGATGCATACCTTCCGTTTGCTTAGTATGGCGGAGGAAATAGCCCTGGAACATAAGGTGAATGTGCAGCGTAAGGACCGGGACTTCTTACTTCAGATAAAAAAAGGCGCATTCGAATATGATGATCTGATGAAGATGGTGGATGAGAAAATGGAAAAGATGGATGATATCTATAATCGTTCCGGATTGCCGGATACGCCAGATCTGAATAAAGCAGAAGAGATATTGGTCACTATCAGATCGGAATTTTATAAACATCAGGTATGA
- a CDS encoding ribonuclease H-like YkuK family protein — protein sequence MQHINKWRRFNGDELQRPIVDEITDMLNSEREAGNDLKVCIGTDSQVKGRITEFATVIVFLRQGKGGFMFIHNFTTQRKMSIKERMLEEVGRSIEVAYSLCHIFTAYNVDMEVHADINTNPNFRSNDALKEAMGYIMGMGFTFRAKPYAFASTSCANKIVH from the coding sequence ATGCAACACATTAATAAATGGAGACGCTTCAATGGCGACGAATTACAACGGCCTATAGTTGACGAAATTACTGACATGCTGAATAGTGAAAGAGAGGCAGGTAATGACCTGAAAGTGTGTATCGGCACGGATAGTCAGGTAAAGGGACGGATCACCGAATTTGCCACAGTAATCGTTTTTCTCCGTCAAGGAAAAGGAGGATTTATGTTTATCCACAACTTCACTACACAACGTAAGATGAGTATCAAAGAACGGATGCTGGAAGAAGTAGGTAGAAGTATTGAAGTAGCCTACTCTCTGTGTCACATCTTTACGGCATACAATGTAGACATGGAAGTACATGCGGATATCAACACGAATCCAAATTTCAGAAGTAATGATGCATTGAAAGAAGCAATGGGATACATCATGGGAATGGGTTTTACCTTTCGTGCAAAGCCTTACGCCTTCGCAAGTACCTCATGCGCCAATAAAATAGTACACTAA
- a CDS encoding metallophosphoesterase, with protein MIFVGDLHGGYPALLDNIGKKRIIDESIIQVGDWGLGFAPLTDDLKALKRVDDFLRERDVTLYIIRGNHDNKWYWDNAQKFGLKHVHLVKDYDTRIIDEQRLLFIGGGISIDRNTRKLNKDYWPNEIFKLNEQLVQNICSHRVDIVVSHIGPKSCWPYKFTPLVEYYIEQERNAGRDLRAALLAERKQMETVLHHVKTAGVKEWYYGHYHESVTEQIGNIIFRCLDIGELYHRS; from the coding sequence ATGATATTCGTAGGCGATTTGCATGGAGGGTATCCTGCATTATTAGATAATATTGGCAAAAAAAGGATCATCGATGAAAGTATTATTCAGGTCGGTGACTGGGGCTTAGGTTTTGCACCATTGACAGATGACCTGAAAGCCCTTAAACGCGTGGATGACTTTCTGCGTGAGCGGGACGTTACGTTATATATTATCCGTGGTAATCATGATAACAAATGGTATTGGGATAACGCTCAGAAGTTCGGGCTGAAGCATGTCCATCTCGTCAAAGATTATGATACACGCATTATCGATGAGCAACGCTTATTGTTTATAGGTGGAGGTATTTCTATTGACAGAAATACCAGGAAACTTAACAAAGATTACTGGCCGAACGAAATTTTTAAACTGAATGAGCAGCTGGTACAAAATATTTGCTCGCATCGAGTTGACATCGTTGTTTCACATATTGGTCCCAAATCCTGCTGGCCCTATAAGTTTACACCCCTGGTAGAATATTATATTGAGCAGGAAAGAAACGCAGGACGCGATCTCAGGGCGGCCCTGCTTGCAGAACGTAAACAAATGGAAACAGTCCTGCACCATGTCAAAACTGCCGGTGTGAAAGAATGGTACTATGGTCATTACCATGAATCAGTCACTGAGCAAATTGGGAATATCATATTCAGGTGCCTCGATATTGGAGAACTATATCATCGCTCATAA
- a CDS encoding LytR/AlgR family response regulator transcription factor yields MITLIIDDNAIARTTLLELTSQIKGVVVACECGNALDAYNYLQENNVDLLLLDIEMPGMSGLELTKNLGNKRPVIIFTTSKKEYAVEAFELNVADYLVKPITPGRFLQAIEKAKQVFESNKEEIRWENDEFIFIRDSNIVRRLKLEEILYAEAMGDYVKLFTAKKFFAVHTSLRSLEERLPAARFLRIHRSYMVAIDKIDTLQDGAVLIGEKSLPVADAYRKTLNKRMNVL; encoded by the coding sequence ATGATCACACTTATTATTGACGACAATGCCATCGCTAGAACTACTCTTCTGGAACTCACCAGCCAGATTAAAGGCGTTGTTGTTGCCTGTGAGTGCGGAAATGCCCTTGATGCCTACAATTATCTGCAGGAGAATAACGTAGACCTGCTGCTGCTGGATATTGAAATGCCAGGGATGTCCGGACTAGAGTTGACTAAAAACCTAGGTAATAAACGCCCGGTTATCATCTTCACCACTTCAAAAAAGGAGTATGCCGTTGAGGCATTTGAACTGAATGTGGCCGATTATCTTGTAAAGCCTATCACACCAGGTCGTTTCCTGCAGGCAATAGAAAAGGCCAAACAGGTCTTTGAAAGCAATAAGGAGGAAATCCGTTGGGAGAATGACGAATTCATCTTCATCCGGGATTCCAATATCGTCAGGAGGCTTAAACTCGAGGAAATCCTCTATGCTGAGGCTATGGGTGACTATGTTAAGCTATTCACTGCCAAGAAGTTCTTTGCTGTACATACTTCTTTGCGCTCGCTGGAGGAAAGACTACCAGCTGCGCGTTTTCTAAGGATACACCGCTCATATATGGTGGCTATTGACAAAATAGACACCCTGCAGGACGGCGCAGTACTCATTGGAGAGAAGAGCCTTCCTGTGGCAGATGCCTATCGTAAGACGCTCAATAAACGTATGAACGTACTCTGA
- a CDS encoding ATP-binding protein — protein sequence MNNNRFTYLVITAFLIGTLILAFIQYNSAKNIDQLIKGNQQLLRELQAGNKLRELERDIIWVESRIRAAIATDDTSHIEGVDAKIAEVEAFVDTLKDMNTDDSAIMYIERLKYLAGLKLHNKNQLMHEFFRSGRMDDTSLIANPRAREISNEISTVTRKIYDSRQTIMTALSNNINESSRRAKNWGIILNCLILLTAAGMIWFVMSRIRKQQQLILELDRSEKKIREVAMIKENFMTNMSHEIRTPLNAILGFTNLLKAKKMDDSSAEFVGSIQKAGENLLTIINDILDLSKIEAGMVRIESNPFSVRGLLHSIQTLFSEKVKEKKLLLQGEIAPDVPDTLIGDATRLTQVLVNLIGNALKFTERGRILVSVTNRQSDGNIIQLAFSIADTGIGIEPSKLACIFDRFNQAEDSITRKYGGTGLGLSIVKDLVILQGGDISVESEPGKGTTFSFFIPYAIASRQMPIPETIDISQFKITTNKNVKILVVDDNEMNRSLMKHLFTEWDLSFEIASNGMEAIEYVKKDRYDLILMDIQMPEIDGYTATRIIRNELKLELPIVAMTAHALAGEREKCLSNGMNEYISKPINEKELYQLINRFTSLSNVRQDSPVVPKVQAPVYHYISLDYMKEISRGNKVYEKKVTRQFIDAVPLEVAQLQTAYSNNDITTLKSTAHNLKTTISIMGLTERLSPTLDELESITAITPPLQIHIDLLKSFTDNAIKEAEDFYSQV from the coding sequence ATGAATAACAATCGCTTTACATACCTGGTCATCACTGCGTTCCTTATTGGCACGCTGATACTGGCGTTTATCCAGTATAACTCGGCAAAGAATATTGATCAGCTGATCAAGGGCAATCAGCAACTGCTGCGCGAACTGCAGGCAGGCAATAAGTTACGGGAACTCGAGCGTGATATTATCTGGGTGGAGTCCAGGATCAGGGCGGCTATCGCTACTGATGACACCTCCCATATAGAAGGAGTGGACGCGAAAATCGCAGAAGTAGAAGCTTTCGTGGATACACTGAAAGACATGAATACGGACGATAGCGCCATTATGTATATAGAGCGGCTGAAGTACCTCGCAGGATTGAAGCTGCACAATAAAAATCAGCTCATGCATGAGTTCTTCCGCTCAGGAAGAATGGATGATACCAGCCTGATTGCCAATCCACGGGCCAGGGAGATCTCTAATGAAATCAGTACCGTAACCAGGAAGATCTACGATAGCCGTCAGACTATCATGACTGCCCTTAGCAACAATATCAATGAAAGTAGCAGAAGAGCAAAAAACTGGGGGATTATCCTGAACTGCCTCATTCTGCTGACTGCTGCCGGCATGATCTGGTTTGTCATGAGCAGAATACGTAAGCAACAGCAGCTGATCCTGGAACTGGACAGATCTGAAAAGAAGATACGTGAGGTGGCTATGATCAAAGAGAACTTCATGACCAATATGAGCCATGAGATCCGTACTCCACTGAATGCCATCCTGGGATTCACCAATCTGCTGAAGGCTAAAAAAATGGATGATTCTTCAGCTGAGTTTGTAGGATCTATTCAGAAGGCAGGAGAGAACCTGCTGACCATCATCAACGATATACTGGACCTTTCCAAAATAGAGGCAGGTATGGTCAGGATTGAGTCTAATCCTTTCAGTGTAAGGGGATTGCTGCATTCAATACAAACATTATTCAGCGAAAAAGTAAAAGAAAAGAAGCTGTTGCTGCAGGGCGAAATAGCACCTGATGTACCGGACACACTCATTGGAGACGCCACCCGCCTGACGCAGGTACTTGTCAATCTGATCGGAAATGCCCTGAAGTTCACCGAAAGGGGTCGTATCCTGGTATCTGTGACCAACAGGCAAAGCGATGGCAATATCATACAACTGGCATTTTCCATTGCAGATACAGGCATAGGAATAGAACCTTCCAAACTGGCCTGCATCTTCGACCGGTTCAATCAGGCGGAAGATTCCATCACCCGTAAATACGGCGGCACCGGACTCGGACTGTCGATCGTAAAAGACCTGGTCATATTACAGGGTGGAGATATCAGTGTAGAAAGCGAACCAGGAAAGGGAACAACCTTTAGTTTCTTCATTCCCTATGCTATCGCTTCCAGGCAAATGCCGATACCAGAAACGATTGATATCAGCCAGTTTAAGATCACTACAAACAAGAACGTTAAGATACTGGTGGTGGACGATAATGAGATGAACCGTAGTCTGATGAAGCATCTGTTCACTGAGTGGGACCTCTCGTTTGAAATCGCAAGCAATGGTATGGAGGCTATCGAATATGTGAAAAAAGACCGCTACGACCTGATACTGATGGATATTCAGATGCCGGAGATCGATGGTTACACAGCCACCCGCATCATCCGGAACGAATTAAAACTCGAATTACCAATAGTGGCCATGACAGCGCATGCGCTGGCAGGAGAGCGGGAAAAATGCCTGAGTAACGGGATGAACGAATACATCTCCAAACCGATCAACGAGAAGGAGCTCTACCAGCTGATCAATCGTTTTACATCCTTATCAAATGTAAGACAGGACAGCCCTGTTGTACCAAAAGTACAGGCCCCCGTTTATCATTATATCAGCCTGGATTATATGAAAGAGATCAGCCGGGGCAATAAGGTATACGAGAAAAAGGTTACAAGACAATTCATTGATGCAGTACCACTGGAAGTGGCTCAACTGCAGACTGCATATAGTAACAATGACATTACAACATTAAAAAGTACCGCACATAACCTGAAAACCACCATTTCAATAATGGGGCTTACAGAGCGGTTATCTCCCACACTGGATGAACTGGAGTCAATAACAGCGATCACTCCACCATTACAAATCCACATTGATCTCTTGAAGTCATTCACAGACAATGCGATAAAGGAGGCAGAAGATTTTTACTCACAGGTGTAA
- a CDS encoding DsbA family protein codes for MLRPIFNAARDHYQGDPFAPVELLMYSDLHNASCASIYPAIRHLRNVMGSDLKFVFRHFPSPDKHPLSLDAAIATEIAAKYGKFWEMHDIVMENQTRLSRAMFPYLASAVGVELPFFEEGRKHRAVFHKIINDYEGASRSGVDAAPTIFINGKKYNGHLHYASLYKTCRYAMTLKEMAF; via the coding sequence ATGCTACGACCTATATTTAACGCCGCCCGCGATCACTACCAGGGAGATCCATTTGCTCCGGTAGAACTACTGATGTATTCAGATCTGCATAATGCGTCCTGCGCATCTATATACCCGGCGATCAGGCATCTTCGCAATGTGATGGGAAGCGATCTGAAATTTGTATTCCGTCATTTTCCTTCCCCGGACAAACATCCTTTATCACTGGATGCAGCTATCGCGACAGAAATAGCAGCTAAATATGGTAAGTTCTGGGAAATGCATGATATCGTGATGGAGAATCAGACGCGCTTATCACGCGCGATGTTTCCCTATCTCGCATCTGCAGTAGGCGTAGAACTGCCCTTCTTTGAAGAAGGCAGAAAACACAGGGCTGTTTTCCACAAGATAATTAATGACTATGAAGGGGCCAGCCGTAGTGGGGTAGATGCAGCTCCTACCATTTTTATCAACGGTAAAAAATATAACGGGCATCTTCATTACGCCAGCTTATACAAGACCTGTCGCTACGCTATGACATTAAAAGAAATGGCATTTTAA
- a CDS encoding helix-turn-helix domain-containing protein gives MTTTKPFFEIYTFDQIKDNHNFIGSTPHAHELIEIIWAVSGDCSLKVDMQTYSPQDDQIFCIMPNQTHQLTADPNAEGYIIRFNELFLQEYNSVYHADLLLVLIQSANIKYSEETRQEIQYVMDKLIHEFAHQQIYSPDILSRYLNILFIHMSRQSYSQPPASQQNHNIRQAKRFIQLVDQNFRSHKKVSEFAELMCVTPSYLNEAIKKTTGYTAGHHIRQRVILEAKRYAAYSDASMKEVAWDLGFTDICYFSKLFKKETGYNFSEFKRRQEKVLAV, from the coding sequence ATGACTACTACGAAACCATTCTTCGAAATTTACACTTTTGACCAGATAAAAGATAATCACAATTTCATTGGTAGTACCCCGCATGCACATGAACTGATAGAGATCATCTGGGCCGTATCAGGTGACTGTTCTCTGAAAGTTGACATGCAAACATATTCTCCTCAGGATGATCAGATATTCTGTATCATGCCTAATCAGACGCATCAGCTTACAGCAGATCCGAATGCTGAAGGATATATTATCCGTTTCAATGAACTCTTCCTCCAGGAATATAATTCTGTTTATCATGCAGACCTGCTCCTGGTCCTCATACAATCTGCCAATATTAAATACAGCGAAGAAACGCGTCAGGAAATACAGTATGTAATGGATAAGCTGATCCATGAATTTGCACACCAGCAGATCTACAGTCCTGACATTCTGAGCCGTTATCTCAATATACTTTTCATACATATGTCGCGCCAGTCGTATAGTCAGCCACCGGCAAGTCAGCAGAACCATAACATCAGACAGGCAAAACGCTTTATCCAGCTGGTAGACCAGAACTTCAGATCACACAAGAAAGTCTCTGAATTTGCAGAACTGATGTGTGTTACTCCCAGTTACCTGAACGAGGCTATAAAAAAGACCACGGGGTATACCGCAGGTCACCATATCCGCCAACGTGTAATACTTGAGGCCAAGCGATATGCAGCGTATTCCGACGCCAGCATGAAAGAAGTCGCGTGGGACCTGGGTTTCACGGATATCTGCTATTTCAGTAAATTATTTAAAAAAGAGACAGGCTATAATTTTTCGGAGTTTAAGAGAAGACAGGAAAAGGTGTTAGCTGTTTAG
- a CDS encoding DoxX family protein — MNTKTTKAIYWAGAIFISLWFGLSGLFELTKNPIVWDITVQLGYPAHFIYILGVAKLSGVIVLLTPNRLLRLKEWVFAGIFFDIIFAFFSKLAVLDLTAGIDAIVAFTVISVTYVMFRKLYPVTYTRA, encoded by the coding sequence ATGAACACAAAAACAACTAAAGCAATTTACTGGGCAGGTGCCATCTTCATTTCCCTGTGGTTTGGATTAAGTGGCCTTTTCGAATTAACGAAAAACCCGATTGTATGGGACATTACTGTGCAACTTGGTTATCCTGCCCATTTTATTTATATTCTTGGCGTAGCTAAACTTTCCGGTGTGATCGTACTGCTGACACCTAACAGGTTACTAAGACTAAAAGAATGGGTATTTGCAGGAATATTCTTTGATATCATCTTCGCTTTCTTCTCAAAACTAGCCGTACTTGATCTTACAGCAGGAATAGATGCGATCGTTGCCTTTACTGTCATCAGTGTAACTTATGTTATGTTCAGAAAACTTTACCCGGTTACTTACACCCGGGCATGA
- the purL gene encoding phosphoribosylformylglycinamidine synthase: MIHFFVNQKDYVYCVQTATDLAKEDTQKLSWLFGNAKKLDDKTVNRTYVGPRAAMITPWSTNAVEITQNMGISGIIRIEEFEPVPADFNNFDPMISQKYDALTQEIYTIDIQPEGILEIDNIDAYSKQEGLSLNPEEVEYLNKLAVKIGRKLTDSEVFAFSQANSEHCRHKIFNGTFMIDGEAMPTSLFKLIKKTSETNPNDIVSAYKDNVAFVKGPKVTQFAPKSADKPDFYEEKEFESVLSLKAETHNFPTTVEPFNGAATGSGGEIRDRLAGGQGSLPLAGTAIYMTPYSRLLEDRPWEKAMDERKWLYQTPVDILIKASNGASDFGNKFGQPLITGSVFTFEHEEDGRKLGYDKVIMQAGGVGYGKLNQAKKHTPKEGDKIVILGGENYRIGMGGAAVSSADTGAFGSGIELNAIQRSNPEMQKRAANTIRGFVESDNNPIVSIHDHGAGGHLNCLSELVEDTGGLIDLDKLPVGDPTLSAKEIIGNESQERMGLVIGEKDIETLQKIASRERTPMYNVGDVTGNHRFTFASSSTGVKPMDFALEDFFGSSPKTIMKDSKIVRQYADLSYNVKDVPTYLNQVLQLEAVASKDWLTNKVDRCVGGRVAKQQCAGPLQLTLNNVGVMALDYKSTEGIATTVGHSPLTALVDPAAGSRNAIAEALSNIVFAPIKNGLKGISLSANWMWACNNPGEDARLYEAVKACSDFAIALGINIPTGKDSLSMKQKYPNGDVIAPGTVIISAAGNCIDINKVVEPVLQKNGGSVYYINLSKDTFKLGGSSFAQINNKIGTTVPSVQDAAYFAKAFDAIQALINNNQVVAGHDIGSGGLITTLCELCFADVNLAASYDLSGLNEADTVKALFNENIAVVLQAKEDAAFEQALKNAGVEAVKIGTVSEGSNVSFKNNTDTFTFNVADIRDTWFKTSFLLDQKQSKNGMAQERFNNYKVQPLQYTFPAQFNGKRPAIDPSAPRPKAAIIREKGSNSEREMANAMYLAGFDVKDVHMTDLISGRETLEDIQFIGAVGGFSNSDVLGSAKGWAGAFMYNERAKKALDNFFARPDTMSVGICNGCQLFMELELINPDHAEHGKMHHNTSGKHESNFVSVKVQENNSIMLKTLAGATLGVWISHGEGKFKLPNTEDQYNIVAKYAYDAYPHNPNGSDFNTAMMCDATGRHLVTMPHIERSIFQWNWAHYPKDRQDEVSPWIEAFVNAKQWCVTHNK, from the coding sequence ATGATTCATTTCTTTGTGAACCAAAAAGACTACGTCTATTGTGTTCAAACAGCAACCGACCTTGCTAAAGAAGATACTCAAAAGCTCAGCTGGCTCTTCGGCAACGCTAAAAAACTGGATGATAAGACTGTAAACCGTACCTATGTGGGTCCCCGCGCTGCGATGATCACTCCGTGGAGTACGAACGCTGTTGAGATCACGCAGAACATGGGTATCAGTGGCATCATCCGTATTGAGGAATTTGAGCCGGTTCCGGCTGATTTCAACAACTTCGATCCGATGATTTCCCAGAAATACGATGCGCTGACTCAGGAAATCTATACCATTGATATTCAACCAGAAGGAATTCTGGAAATTGATAATATCGATGCCTATAGCAAACAGGAAGGACTGTCACTGAATCCGGAAGAAGTGGAGTATCTGAACAAGCTTGCGGTTAAAATTGGTCGTAAGCTGACTGATTCTGAAGTGTTTGCGTTCTCTCAGGCCAACTCTGAACACTGCCGCCATAAGATCTTCAATGGTACCTTTATGATCGATGGAGAGGCAATGCCTACTTCACTGTTCAAACTGATCAAGAAAACATCTGAAACAAATCCAAACGATATTGTTTCTGCTTATAAAGACAACGTGGCCTTTGTTAAAGGCCCGAAAGTGACTCAGTTCGCTCCGAAATCAGCTGACAAGCCTGATTTCTACGAAGAGAAGGAATTTGAATCCGTTTTATCACTGAAAGCAGAAACACACAACTTCCCTACTACGGTTGAGCCCTTCAATGGTGCGGCCACTGGTTCGGGTGGTGAGATCCGTGACCGTCTGGCAGGTGGCCAGGGCTCTCTGCCTTTGGCGGGAACCGCTATTTACATGACCCCTTACTCCCGTTTGCTGGAAGACAGGCCATGGGAAAAGGCTATGGACGAGCGTAAATGGCTCTATCAGACACCTGTAGACATCCTGATCAAAGCATCAAACGGTGCCTCTGATTTCGGAAATAAGTTCGGTCAGCCGTTGATCACAGGTTCCGTTTTCACCTTCGAACATGAGGAAGATGGGCGTAAACTGGGTTATGACAAAGTGATCATGCAGGCTGGCGGTGTTGGCTACGGTAAGTTAAATCAGGCGAAAAAACACACTCCTAAAGAAGGCGACAAGATCGTCATCCTGGGTGGTGAGAATTATAGGATCGGTATGGGTGGTGCTGCGGTGTCTTCCGCAGATACCGGCGCTTTCGGTTCAGGTATTGAACTGAACGCTATCCAACGTTCCAACCCGGAAATGCAGAAACGTGCGGCGAATACGATCCGCGGATTCGTAGAATCGGATAATAACCCTATCGTTTCTATCCATGACCATGGTGCTGGTGGACACCTGAACTGTCTGTCAGAACTGGTAGAAGATACCGGTGGTCTGATCGACCTCGATAAGTTACCAGTAGGAGATCCAACCCTTTCTGCAAAAGAGATCATCGGTAATGAATCTCAGGAAAGAATGGGTCTGGTGATCGGTGAAAAGGATATCGAGACCTTACAGAAAATTGCCAGCCGTGAGCGTACGCCAATGTATAATGTAGGTGATGTAACCGGTAACCATCGTTTCACTTTTGCATCTTCCTCTACAGGCGTAAAACCAATGGATTTCGCGCTGGAAGACTTCTTCGGTTCTTCTCCGAAGACGATCATGAAAGACAGCAAGATAGTTCGTCAGTATGCTGACCTGTCCTATAATGTGAAAGATGTTCCTACCTACCTGAACCAGGTTTTACAGCTGGAGGCAGTAGCAAGTAAGGATTGGCTGACAAATAAAGTTGACCGTTGCGTGGGTGGCCGTGTTGCCAAACAACAATGCGCCGGACCATTACAGCTGACACTAAATAACGTTGGCGTGATGGCACTGGATTATAAATCAACTGAAGGTATCGCCACAACGGTAGGTCACTCTCCACTGACTGCCCTGGTAGATCCTGCTGCTGGTTCCCGTAATGCGATTGCGGAAGCACTGTCTAACATCGTGTTTGCGCCGATCAAAAATGGCCTGAAAGGTATTTCCCTATCTGCCAACTGGATGTGGGCCTGTAACAATCCGGGAGAAGATGCACGCTTGTACGAAGCTGTAAAAGCCTGCTCCGATTTCGCTATCGCATTAGGTATCAATATCCCGACAGGTAAAGACTCGCTGTCCATGAAGCAGAAATATCCTAATGGGGATGTAATTGCTCCGGGTACAGTGATTATCTCTGCTGCTGGTAACTGTATTGATATCAATAAAGTAGTCGAGCCGGTATTGCAGAAAAACGGAGGTTCCGTTTATTATATCAACTTATCTAAGGATACTTTTAAACTGGGTGGTTCGTCGTTTGCACAGATCAATAACAAGATCGGTACAACAGTGCCTTCTGTACAGGATGCAGCTTATTTTGCCAAGGCATTCGATGCTATCCAGGCTTTAATCAACAACAATCAGGTGGTGGCCGGTCATGACATCGGTTCCGGTGGTCTGATCACCACGTTATGTGAGCTGTGCTTCGCAGATGTGAATCTGGCAGCCAGCTACGATCTGAGTGGACTGAATGAAGCGGATACAGTTAAAGCGTTGTTCAATGAGAATATCGCGGTCGTACTGCAGGCGAAAGAAGATGCGGCATTTGAACAGGCATTGAAAAATGCAGGTGTGGAAGCAGTGAAGATCGGTACTGTTAGCGAAGGAAGCAATGTAAGTTTCAAGAACAACACTGATACCTTCACTTTCAATGTGGCTGACATCCGCGATACATGGTTTAAAACATCCTTCCTGTTAGACCAGAAACAGTCGAAGAACGGAATGGCGCAGGAGCGTTTCAATAACTATAAAGTTCAGCCTTTACAATATACTTTCCCTGCACAGTTTAACGGAAAGAGACCAGCGATCGACCCATCAGCACCTCGTCCTAAGGCGGCTATCATTCGTGAAAAAGGCTCTAACTCAGAGCGTGAAATGGCGAATGCAATGTATCTGGCAGGATTTGATGTGAAAGATGTACACATGACTGACCTGATCTCCGGCCGTGAAACACTGGAAGATATTCAGTTCATTGGTGCAGTAGGGGGCTTCTCTAACTCCGACGTATTAGGTTCGGCTAAAGGTTGGGCTGGTGCATTTATGTATAATGAGCGTGCAAAAAAAGCATTGGACAACTTCTTTGCCCGTCCGGACACAATGTCTGTAGGTATTTGTAATGGTTGTCAGCTGTTCATGGAACTGGAGCTCATCAATCCGGACCATGCTGAACACGGGAAAATGCACCATAACACCTCCGGCAAGCATGAATCTAACTTCGTATCAGTAAAAGTACAGGAGAACAACTCCATCATGCTGAAAACGTTAGCGGGAGCTACTTTAGGTGTATGGATCTCTCACGGGGAAGGTAAATTCAAACTGCCTAACACAGAAGATCAATATAACATCGTAGCAAAATACGCTTATGATGCATACCCTCACAATCCAAACGGATCAGACTTTAACACTGCGATGATGTGTGACGCAACTGGTCGTCACCTGGTGACCATGCCACACATAGAGCGTTCCATCTTCCAATGGAACTGGGCGCACTATCCAAAAGATCGTCAGGATGAGGTAAGTCCATGGATAGAGGCTTTTGTAAATGCAAAACAATGGTGTGTAACACACAATAAATAA